One segment of Mycobacteriales bacterium DNA contains the following:
- a CDS encoding DUF2277 domain-containing protein, producing MCRNITPLRGLEPAATDTEIAAAALQYARKVAAISAPSATTQAALDRAVERIAAATKDLLAELPERRNPPAVLPPLRRRGVVGPAAPGRARPRTPGAR from the coding sequence ATGTGCCGCAACATCACGCCGCTGCGCGGCCTCGAGCCCGCCGCGACCGACACCGAGATCGCCGCCGCCGCACTCCAGTACGCCCGCAAGGTCGCGGCGATCTCCGCGCCCTCGGCGACCACCCAGGCGGCGCTCGACCGCGCGGTCGAACGCATCGCCGCCGCGACGAAGGACCTGCTCGCCGAGCTGCCGGAACGCCGTAACCCGCCCGCCGTGCTGCCGCCGTTGCGCCGCCGCGGCGTCGTCGGCCCCGCGGCACCGGGCCGAGCCCGGCCGCGAACCCCCGGCGCCCGGTAA
- a CDS encoding carboxypeptidase regulatory-like domain-containing protein: protein MPSPRRLAAAVLLAALATGAAPAYASGGSIAGTLTDATTGQPADMACVQVWRIVADEGWAEQVQTDHCTTATGQYAFTGLQPGTYAVNAYGGFWQQQFAYGTTDLWAADRFTVTDGGAVTVDLPIQPAGVIEGTVTDAVTGDPLNGVCVLAEGAGGSGDACTDGDGYYHVNGLAPGGYTLWFSDSSGEHLGEFAHDAADRDAATPVTVLANESVQVDEDLARAGAITGTVTDAITGAPLDGICLTAAEYATGVGAAGYGCTDATGAYRLGGLPTGSFHVYAEDGTGAHPLTYHPATTDPAASVAVAVTQGQDTAGVDVAMPRPAFLSGTVTAAATGAPVAGVCVFAHRASDLHGVGTHDCTDRYGHYTIGGLPGGDVKVEFRPPYRGDLLPQWAYGQPTAATAATVGTAVGRTTTGVDAALVRSAHLAGRVVNALTGAPVAGVCATVGVYDHRAAEATGTETAPSCTGADGRYEITGLTTGSYRVELYDLNAAWAWQFYPGKTDRASATPIAVTAGATTTVADARVSPAGRIEGVALDAAGHPAAEVCLDAFTATTRNPFGTGACTGADGRFTLSGFPTGSVKVHVLGGGAWPEEWAVDRTSFATATAVPTVAGGVTPLPLSVG from the coding sequence ATGCCTTCCCCGCGCCGTCTCGCCGCCGCCGTCCTGCTCGCCGCCCTCGCCACCGGCGCCGCCCCCGCGTACGCCTCGGGCGGGTCCATCGCCGGCACGCTCACCGACGCCACCACCGGCCAGCCCGCCGACATGGCCTGCGTCCAGGTGTGGCGGATCGTCGCCGACGAGGGCTGGGCCGAGCAGGTGCAGACCGACCACTGCACCACGGCCACCGGGCAGTACGCGTTCACCGGCCTCCAGCCCGGCACGTACGCGGTGAACGCGTACGGCGGGTTCTGGCAGCAGCAGTTCGCGTACGGCACGACCGACCTGTGGGCGGCCGACCGGTTCACCGTCACCGACGGTGGCGCCGTGACGGTCGACCTGCCGATCCAGCCCGCCGGCGTGATCGAGGGCACCGTCACCGACGCGGTGACCGGTGACCCCCTCAACGGCGTCTGCGTGCTCGCCGAGGGTGCCGGCGGCAGCGGCGATGCCTGCACCGACGGGGACGGCTACTACCACGTCAACGGCCTCGCGCCGGGGGGCTACACGCTCTGGTTCAGCGACTCGTCCGGCGAGCACCTCGGCGAGTTCGCGCACGACGCCGCCGACCGGGACGCCGCGACGCCGGTCACCGTCCTCGCGAACGAGAGCGTCCAGGTGGACGAGGACCTCGCCCGCGCCGGCGCGATCACCGGCACCGTCACCGACGCGATCACCGGCGCTCCGCTCGACGGCATCTGCCTCACCGCCGCCGAGTACGCCACCGGCGTCGGCGCCGCCGGCTACGGCTGCACCGACGCCACCGGCGCGTACCGGCTGGGCGGCCTGCCCACCGGCTCGTTCCACGTGTACGCCGAGGACGGGACCGGGGCGCACCCGCTCACCTACCACCCGGCCACCACCGACCCGGCCGCCTCCGTCGCGGTGGCCGTCACCCAGGGGCAGGACACCGCGGGCGTCGACGTCGCCATGCCGCGGCCGGCGTTCCTCAGCGGCACCGTCACCGCCGCCGCGACCGGTGCGCCCGTCGCCGGCGTCTGCGTGTTCGCGCACCGCGCCTCCGACCTGCACGGCGTCGGCACGCACGACTGCACCGACAGGTACGGCCACTACACGATCGGCGGCCTGCCCGGTGGCGACGTCAAGGTCGAGTTCCGGCCGCCGTACCGCGGCGACCTGCTGCCGCAGTGGGCGTACGGCCAGCCGACCGCCGCCACCGCCGCGACCGTCGGCACCGCCGTCGGCCGGACCACCACCGGCGTCGACGCCGCGCTCGTCCGCAGCGCGCACCTCGCCGGCCGGGTCGTCAACGCCCTCACCGGCGCGCCCGTCGCCGGCGTCTGCGCCACCGTCGGGGTCTACGACCACCGCGCGGCCGAGGCCACCGGCACCGAGACGGCGCCGTCGTGCACCGGCGCCGACGGCCGGTACGAGATCACCGGCCTCACGACCGGCTCGTACCGGGTCGAGCTCTACGACCTCAACGCCGCGTGGGCCTGGCAGTTCTACCCGGGGAAGACCGACCGCGCCTCCGCCACGCCCATCGCCGTCACGGCCGGGGCGACGACGACCGTCGCCGACGCGCGCGTCTCGCCCGCGGGCCGGATCGAGGGCGTCGCGCTCGACGCCGCCGGCCACCCCGCCGCGGAGGTCTGCCTCGACGCGTTCACGGCCACCACGCGGAACCCGTTCGGCACCGGCGCCTGCACCGGCGCCGACGGCCGCTTCACGCTGTCCGGGTTCCCGACCGGGAGCGTCAAGGTGCACGTGCTCGGCGGCGGCGCCTGGCCGGAGGAGTGGGCGGTCGACAGGACGTCGTTCGCCACGGCCACGGCCGTCCCGACCGTCGCCGGGGGAGTCACGCCGTTGCCGCTCAGCGTCGGCTGA
- a CDS encoding NYN domain-containing protein produces MQDRVADRDYTRSALFVDFDNIYSSIRERDPDAAQRFATHPQLWVAWFEETLGPVGPRATNDTRRVLLQRNCYLNPTVFARFRGHFTRAGFRVVDCPPLTQQGKNSADIHIVLDALDVLAHPTYYDEIIVLSLDADFTPLFLRLRAYDRRVVMLGSGPAAGAMRSACDYVIPDEIFFEEALVPPVQPVAASATLAKPASAPAPAPAATEMGDRVRARIVAVVAASPAPISGAGLGALLTKEFGPALRESKWLGTGTLKALVTGLESPTLTWNPVQTGYVGDPARHVLPAPDVDGWTAGAHGGRVRVVEEVSRVIDLPRLGREHWRRVLVAVAEALSAPDLPGLAAREHAAVEAAGAVASTVRYVVEGLRVGEYGLDARRHEPAAVATAFAGSVAHLAQAAQVPLEPAEKRVLVDWVSGGLATRID; encoded by the coding sequence ATGCAGGACCGCGTCGCCGACCGCGACTACACGCGGTCGGCGTTGTTCGTCGACTTCGACAACATCTACAGCAGCATCAGGGAACGCGACCCGGACGCGGCGCAGCGGTTCGCCACGCATCCTCAGCTCTGGGTCGCGTGGTTCGAGGAGACGCTGGGGCCGGTCGGCCCGCGCGCCACCAACGACACCCGCCGGGTGCTCCTGCAACGGAACTGCTACCTCAACCCGACGGTGTTCGCTCGCTTCCGCGGGCACTTCACCCGGGCGGGGTTCCGGGTGGTCGACTGCCCGCCGCTGACGCAGCAGGGCAAGAACAGCGCCGACATCCACATCGTGCTGGACGCGCTCGACGTGCTGGCGCACCCGACGTACTACGACGAGATCATCGTGCTGAGCCTCGATGCCGACTTCACTCCGCTGTTCCTGCGACTGCGCGCGTACGACCGGCGAGTGGTCATGCTCGGCAGCGGTCCGGCGGCCGGGGCGATGCGCAGCGCGTGCGACTACGTGATCCCGGACGAGATCTTCTTCGAGGAGGCGCTGGTTCCCCCTGTCCAGCCCGTGGCTGCGAGCGCCACGCTCGCGAAGCCCGCGTCCGCCCCCGCGCCCGCGCCCGCGGCTACCGAGATGGGCGACCGGGTTCGCGCGCGCATCGTCGCCGTGGTCGCCGCCAGCCCTGCCCCGATCTCCGGGGCCGGGCTCGGCGCGCTGCTGACGAAGGAGTTCGGCCCTGCGCTGCGCGAGAGCAAGTGGCTCGGCACGGGGACGTTGAAGGCGCTGGTGACGGGGCTGGAGTCGCCGACACTGACCTGGAACCCCGTGCAGACGGGGTACGTCGGCGATCCGGCGAGGCACGTCCTGCCGGCGCCCGACGTGGACGGCTGGACCGCCGGTGCCCATGGTGGCCGGGTGCGGGTCGTCGAAGAGGTCAGCCGCGTGATCGACCTGCCGCGGCTCGGCCGGGAGCACTGGCGGCGCGTGCTCGTGGCGGTGGCGGAGGCGCTGTCGGCGCCGGACCTGCCGGGACTCGCCGCGCGCGAGCACGCTGCCGTCGAGGCCGCCGGAGCCGTCGCGAGCACGGTCCGGTACGTCGTGGAGGGTCTGCGCGTCGGGGAGTACGGCCTCGACGCGCGGCGGCACGAGCCGGCGGCGGTCGCGACGGCCTTCGCCGGCAGCGTGGCGCACCTCGCGCAGGCGGCGCAGGTGCCGTTGGAGCCCGCCGAGAAGCGGGTGCTCGTGGACTGGGTGTCGGGCGGGCTCGCGACTCGCATCGACTGA
- a CDS encoding arginase family protein, producing the protein MTTRPEDPRWPRAAAWLAAGPGTRPVDLAVLGIPTYATSISGSGAHATPNAVRRTLGRLSTWCPSRGVDLAEAVAPLDLGNVDDPDLGDEGEWRARTAAASAARKATLVLALGGDNALTAPLGVGALGDLTNAGLVTLDAHHDIREGRSNGSPVRRLLDAGLPGERVVQVGLADWANSRSYADEAHARGLTAISRQQVADHGIDASMRRALDVAGEGGGPVLVDLDLDVCDRAVAPGCPASLPGGLSAHEVLHAAYLAGSDPRVKAVDVTEVDATNDPDERTVRLAALCVLEVAAGLAVRLGRATGRPPR; encoded by the coding sequence GTGACGACCCGCCCGGAGGACCCGCGCTGGCCGCGCGCGGCCGCCTGGCTGGCGGCCGGCCCGGGCACCCGGCCGGTGGACCTGGCGGTGCTCGGCATCCCGACGTACGCCACGTCGATCAGCGGCAGCGGCGCCCACGCGACGCCGAACGCCGTCCGCCGCACGCTGGGCAGGCTGTCCACCTGGTGCCCGAGCCGCGGCGTGGACCTGGCGGAGGCGGTGGCCCCGCTGGACCTGGGCAACGTGGACGACCCGGACCTGGGCGACGAGGGGGAGTGGCGGGCGCGGACGGCGGCGGCGTCGGCGGCGCGGAAGGCGACGCTGGTGCTGGCGCTCGGCGGCGACAACGCCCTCACCGCGCCGCTCGGCGTCGGCGCGCTGGGCGACCTGACCAACGCAGGCCTGGTCACGCTGGACGCCCACCACGACATCCGCGAGGGCCGCAGCAACGGCTCCCCGGTACGCCGCCTGCTCGACGCGGGCCTGCCGGGGGAGCGGGTGGTGCAGGTGGGGCTGGCGGACTGGGCGAACAGCCGCTCCTACGCCGACGAGGCGCACGCGCGGGGGCTGACGGCGATCTCGCGGCAGCAGGTGGCCGACCATGGCATCGACGCGAGCATGCGCCGGGCGCTGGACGTGGCGGGCGAGGGCGGCGGGCCGGTGCTGGTGGACCTGGACCTGGACGTCTGCGACCGGGCGGTGGCGCCCGGCTGCCCGGCGAGCCTGCCGGGCGGGCTGAGCGCGCACGAGGTGCTGCACGCGGCGTACCTGGCGGGCAGCGACCCGCGGGTGAAGGCGGTCGACGTCACCGAGGTCGACGCGACGAACGACCCGGACGAGCGCACGGTGCGCCTGGCGGCGTTGTGCGTGCTGGAGGTCGCGGCGGGGCTGGCGGTCCGGCTCGGCCGGGCGACCGGCCGGCCACCCCGCTAG
- the hutH gene encoding histidine ammonia-lyase, whose product MADVVVTGDPLTPEDVLAVARGGAGVRLDPRALDALAAGRAVVERLAAADRPAYGVSTGFGALATRHIPVESRAQLQRSLVRSHAAGMGDPVEPEVVRAMMALRLRTLCTGRTGVRPVVAETLAALLNTGATPVVPEHGSLGCSGDLAPLAAVALALMGEGSCHTDGEVVPAAEVLRAAGAEPVVLAEKEGLALINGTEGMLGMLVLALDDLAALLTVADVGAAMSVEALLGTDRVFAADLQALRPHPGQAASAANLRALLAGSPIVASHREGDTRVQDAYSLRCSPQVHGAARDTLAHARAVAERELSATIDNPVVLPDGRVESNGNFHAAPVGYACDFLAIAVADVGSIAERRTDRMLDKARSHGLPPFLAADPGVDSGLMIAQYTQAGMVAENRRHAVPASADNVPTSGMQEDHNSMGWGAARKLRRSVANLRRILAVELVVAARALDLRAPLAPAAGTGAARDALRAVVPGVGPDRWLAPELAAAEELLRSGALPAAVRAAGVELA is encoded by the coding sequence GTGGCCGACGTGGTGGTGACCGGGGACCCGCTGACCCCGGAGGACGTGCTCGCGGTGGCGCGCGGCGGGGCCGGCGTGCGGCTCGACCCGCGGGCGCTCGACGCGCTGGCGGCGGGGCGGGCGGTCGTGGAGCGGCTCGCGGCCGCCGACCGGCCGGCGTACGGCGTCTCCACCGGCTTCGGCGCGCTGGCGACGCGGCACATCCCGGTGGAGAGCCGGGCCCAGCTCCAACGCTCCCTCGTCCGGTCGCACGCGGCCGGGATGGGCGACCCGGTGGAGCCGGAGGTCGTGCGGGCGATGATGGCGCTGCGGCTGCGCACGCTCTGCACGGGGCGTACCGGCGTCCGTCCGGTCGTGGCGGAGACCCTCGCCGCGCTGCTGAACACCGGCGCCACCCCGGTCGTCCCGGAGCACGGCTCGCTGGGGTGCAGCGGCGACCTGGCGCCGCTCGCGGCGGTGGCGCTGGCGCTGATGGGCGAGGGGTCCTGCCATACAGACGGCGAGGTCGTGCCGGCGGCCGAGGTGCTGCGCGCGGCGGGCGCGGAGCCGGTGGTGCTGGCCGAGAAGGAGGGCCTCGCCCTCATCAACGGCACCGAGGGCATGCTCGGCATGCTCGTGCTGGCGCTGGACGACCTGGCGGCGTTGCTGACGGTCGCGGACGTCGGCGCGGCGATGAGCGTGGAGGCGCTGCTGGGCACCGACCGGGTGTTCGCGGCCGACCTCCAGGCGCTGCGGCCGCACCCGGGCCAGGCGGCGAGCGCCGCCAACCTGCGGGCGCTGCTCGCCGGCTCGCCGATCGTCGCCTCGCACCGGGAGGGCGACACGCGGGTGCAGGACGCGTACTCGCTGCGCTGCTCCCCGCAGGTCCACGGCGCCGCCCGCGACACGCTGGCGCACGCCCGCGCGGTCGCCGAGCGGGAGCTGTCCGCCACGATCGACAACCCGGTCGTGCTGCCCGACGGCCGGGTCGAGTCCAACGGCAACTTCCACGCCGCGCCCGTCGGCTACGCCTGCGACTTCCTCGCCATCGCGGTCGCCGACGTCGGGTCGATCGCCGAACGCCGCACCGACCGGATGCTGGACAAGGCGCGCTCGCACGGGCTGCCGCCGTTCCTCGCGGCGGACCCGGGCGTCGACAGCGGGCTGATGATCGCGCAGTACACGCAGGCGGGCATGGTCGCGGAGAACCGCCGCCACGCCGTGCCGGCCAGCGCCGACAACGTCCCCACGTCGGGCATGCAGGAGGACCACAACTCGATGGGCTGGGGCGCCGCGCGCAAGCTGCGGCGCTCGGTCGCGAACCTCCGGCGCATCCTCGCCGTCGAGCTGGTCGTGGCGGCGCGGGCGCTGGACCTGCGGGCGCCGCTGGCGCCGGCCGCGGGGACGGGCGCGGCCCGCGACGCGCTGCGCGCGGTGGTCCCCGGCGTAGGGCCGGACCGGTGGCTGGCGCCGGAGCTGGCCGCGGCGGAGGAGCTGCTGCGTTCGGGCGCGCTGCCGGCGGCGGTCCGCGCGGCGGGGGTGGAGCTCGCGTGA
- the hutU gene encoding urocanate hydratase — protein MHGARVVRAPRGAGMSCRSWGAEAALRMLHNNLDPEVAERPDDLVVYGGNGRAARDWRSFDAIVETLRTMAPDDTLLVQSGKPVGVVRTHEYAPRVLIANSLLVPRWATPEHFRDLEDRGLIMYGQMTAGSWIYIGTQGILQGTYETFAAVARQHFGGSLRGRLVLTAGLGGMGGAQPLAVAGNGGVALVVEVDPARAERRRDNGYLDVVASSLDEGLRLCADAVAEGRALSVGVIGNAAEVFPELLRRGAPVDVVTDQTSAHDALNGYVPAGLTLDEAAELRREKPSEYVDRSRASMADHCRAMLGFQAAGAVVFDYGNGLRGQALDAGVTEAFDYPGFVAAYVRPLFCTGTGPFRWACLSGDPADLAATDEAVLKAFPDNDPLHRWIAFARERVVGQGLPSRICWLGYGERHVAGEAFNDLVARGVVSAPVVIGRDHLDAGSVASPERETEAMLDGTDAVADWPVLNALLNTASGASWVSVHHGGGVGIGKSIHAGVVVVADGTDTGRDRLERVLTNDPGTGVLRHADAGYDTALDTARDVGIRIPLEPGTGAPAWQR, from the coding sequence ATGCACGGAGCGCGGGTGGTGAGGGCGCCGCGCGGCGCCGGGATGTCTTGCCGTTCGTGGGGTGCCGAGGCGGCCCTGCGGATGCTGCACAACAACCTCGACCCCGAGGTGGCCGAACGCCCCGACGACCTCGTCGTCTACGGCGGCAACGGCCGCGCCGCCCGCGACTGGCGGTCGTTCGACGCGATCGTCGAGACGCTGCGCACGATGGCGCCGGACGACACGCTGCTCGTCCAGTCCGGCAAGCCGGTGGGCGTGGTGCGGACGCACGAGTACGCGCCGCGCGTGCTCATCGCGAACTCCCTGCTCGTCCCGCGCTGGGCGACGCCCGAGCACTTCCGCGACCTCGAGGACCGCGGCCTGATCATGTACGGCCAGATGACGGCCGGGTCGTGGATCTACATCGGCACGCAGGGCATCCTCCAGGGCACGTACGAGACGTTCGCGGCGGTGGCGCGCCAGCACTTCGGCGGGTCGTTGCGCGGGCGGCTGGTGCTGACCGCGGGGCTCGGCGGGATGGGCGGCGCGCAGCCGCTCGCGGTCGCCGGCAACGGCGGCGTCGCGCTCGTCGTGGAGGTCGACCCGGCGCGCGCGGAACGCCGCCGCGACAACGGCTACCTCGACGTCGTCGCCTCGTCGCTGGACGAGGGGCTGCGGCTCTGCGCGGACGCCGTCGCCGAGGGGCGGGCGCTGTCCGTCGGGGTCATCGGCAACGCCGCCGAGGTGTTCCCCGAGCTGCTCCGGCGCGGAGCGCCCGTCGACGTCGTCACCGACCAGACGTCGGCGCACGACGCGCTCAACGGCTACGTCCCGGCCGGTCTCACCCTGGACGAGGCGGCGGAGCTGCGGCGGGAGAAGCCGTCGGAGTACGTCGACCGGTCGCGCGCGTCGATGGCCGACCACTGCCGGGCGATGCTCGGCTTCCAGGCCGCGGGCGCGGTCGTCTTCGACTACGGCAACGGCCTGCGCGGCCAGGCGCTCGACGCGGGCGTGACCGAGGCGTTCGACTACCCGGGGTTCGTGGCGGCGTACGTGCGGCCGCTGTTCTGCACCGGGACGGGGCCGTTCCGCTGGGCCTGCCTCTCCGGCGACCCGGCCGACCTGGCGGCGACCGACGAGGCGGTGCTCAAGGCGTTCCCGGACAACGACCCGCTGCACCGGTGGATCGCGTTCGCGCGCGAGCGCGTCGTGGGCCAGGGGCTGCCGTCGCGGATCTGCTGGCTCGGCTACGGCGAGCGCCACGTCGCCGGGGAGGCGTTCAACGACCTGGTCGCCCGCGGCGTCGTGTCGGCGCCGGTCGTCATCGGCCGCGACCACCTCGACGCCGGCTCGGTCGCGTCGCCGGAGCGGGAGACCGAGGCGATGCTCGACGGCACCGACGCCGTCGCCGACTGGCCGGTCCTCAACGCCCTGCTGAACACCGCCTCCGGCGCCTCCTGGGTGTCGGTCCACCACGGCGGCGGCGTCGGCATCGGCAAGTCGATCCACGCCGGCGTCGTCGTCGTCGCCGACGGCACCGACACCGGCCGCGACCGGCTGGAACGCGTCCTCACCAACGACCCCGGCACCGGCGTCCTGCGGCACGCGGACGCCGGCTACGACACCGCGCTGGACACCGCGCGCGACGTCGGCATCCGCATCCCGCTGGAGCCCGGGACGGGCGCGCCCGCCTGGCAGCGGTGA
- the hutI gene encoding imidazolonepropionase, with protein MTSLLVRGIGRLLPMAGPSWAVEDAAVLVRSGLVAWAGPEAALPAGLGDVPELDAGGACVVPGFVDAHTHAVWAGSRRRDFAERLAGVPYGDILARGGGIHSTVRATRSASTEELAALAGERVAAMRATGTTTVEVKSGYGLTRDDELRLLAVARGLDGVRVEATYLGAHAVPPDRSREEYVAEVVATLPDAAAAGARWCDVFCDEGAFTVEEARRVLTAAREAGFGLRVHADQLAAIGATELAASLGAASADHLDHLTPAGAAALAAAGVVGVLLPACALTMRHGRWEAGRLLRDAGATIALGTDCNPGTSWCESMPYAVQLACLAYGLSVEAAFRAATLGSARSLRRPDVGHLAVGARGDLAVLAAEHEADLVAHLGARPVNTTVVGGVVC; from the coding sequence GTGACGTCGCTGCTCGTGCGCGGCATCGGCCGGCTGCTGCCGATGGCCGGGCCGTCCTGGGCGGTCGAGGACGCGGCGGTGCTGGTGCGTTCCGGGCTCGTGGCGTGGGCCGGCCCGGAGGCGGCGTTGCCGGCCGGGCTCGGCGACGTGCCGGAGCTGGACGCGGGCGGGGCCTGCGTCGTGCCGGGGTTCGTCGACGCGCACACGCACGCGGTGTGGGCGGGGTCGCGGCGGCGCGACTTCGCGGAGCGGCTGGCCGGCGTGCCGTACGGCGACATCCTCGCCCGCGGCGGCGGCATCCACTCCACGGTGCGGGCGACGCGTTCGGCATCGACGGAGGAGCTGGCCGCGCTGGCGGGGGAGCGGGTCGCCGCGATGCGCGCGACCGGCACCACCACCGTCGAGGTCAAGAGCGGCTACGGCCTCACCCGCGACGACGAGCTGCGGCTGCTCGCGGTCGCGCGCGGGCTGGACGGCGTGCGGGTCGAGGCGACGTACCTGGGCGCGCACGCGGTGCCGCCGGACCGTTCGCGCGAGGAGTACGTGGCCGAGGTGGTCGCGACGCTGCCGGACGCGGCGGCGGCGGGGGCGCGGTGGTGCGACGTGTTCTGCGACGAGGGGGCGTTCACGGTCGAGGAGGCGCGGCGGGTGCTCACCGCCGCGCGCGAGGCCGGGTTCGGGCTGCGGGTCCACGCCGACCAGCTCGCCGCGATCGGCGCGACCGAGCTCGCCGCCTCGTTGGGCGCGGCCAGCGCCGACCACCTGGACCACCTGACGCCCGCGGGCGCCGCCGCGCTCGCCGCTGCCGGCGTGGTCGGCGTGCTGCTGCCCGCCTGCGCGCTGACGATGCGGCACGGGCGCTGGGAGGCGGGGCGGCTGCTCCGCGACGCCGGCGCGACCATCGCGCTCGGCACCGACTGCAACCCCGGCACGTCGTGGTGCGAGTCGATGCCATACGCGGTCCAGCTCGCCTGCCTGGCGTACGGGCTCTCGGTGGAGGCGGCGTTCCGCGCGGCGACGCTGGGGTCCGCGCGGTCGCTGCGGCGGCCGGACGTCGGGCACCTCGCGGTCGGCGCGCGCGGGGACCTGGCGGTGCTGGCGGCGGAGCACGAGGCCGACCTGGTCGCCCACCTCGGCGCCCGGCCGGTCAATACCACCGTCGTGGGCGGGGTCGTGTGCTAA
- a CDS encoding PIN domain-containing protein: MALLLDTTVLIDALRGRPAAQRLAALREHGEVPYFCAVNADELMRGVRVEEIGRAAVLMASLRTAPMNYLAGALAGTWRREFAKQGITLHQSDCLVAAAAVGVHATIATGNPEHFPMDGVTVEHWPVGE, translated from the coding sequence GTGGCGTTGCTGCTCGACACCACCGTCCTGATCGACGCCCTCCGCGGGCGGCCCGCCGCGCAGCGGCTCGCGGCACTGCGGGAGCACGGCGAGGTGCCGTACTTCTGCGCGGTCAACGCCGACGAGCTGATGCGCGGCGTGCGGGTGGAGGAGATCGGGCGCGCGGCCGTGCTGATGGCGTCGTTGCGGACGGCGCCGATGAACTACCTCGCCGGCGCCCTGGCCGGGACGTGGCGCCGGGAGTTCGCGAAGCAGGGCATCACGCTCCACCAGAGCGACTGCCTCGTCGCCGCCGCCGCGGTCGGGGTGCACGCGACGATCGCGACCGGCAACCCGGAGCACTTCCCCATGGACGGCGTCACCGTGGAGCACTGGCCCGTCGGGGAATGA
- a CDS encoding SsgA family sporulation/cell division regulator — MSTRPAAVTADLDLRLVVPGSPALPVLASITYDAADPFAVQVTFHTGGERGTVEWRFARQLLTDGVTRLVGEGDVKVWPTRSQGAAAVCLSLCSPSGEALFEASLTELVEFLTRSYAAVPTGSESQYLDVDAELALLLWTEPDA; from the coding sequence ATGAGCACCCGTCCCGCCGCCGTCACCGCCGACCTCGACCTGCGCCTCGTGGTCCCGGGCAGCCCCGCCCTGCCGGTCCTGGCCTCCATCACCTACGACGCCGCCGACCCGTTCGCGGTGCAGGTGACGTTCCACACCGGTGGCGAGCGCGGCACCGTCGAGTGGCGCTTCGCCCGCCAGCTCCTCACCGACGGCGTCACTCGCCTCGTCGGCGAGGGCGACGTCAAGGTCTGGCCGACCCGTTCGCAGGGCGCCGCCGCCGTCTGCCTCTCGCTGTGCAGCCCGTCCGGCGAGGCGCTGTTCGAGGCGTCGCTGACCGAGCTGGTGGAGTTCCTCACCCGCTCCTACGCCGCCGTCCCCACCGGCTCGGAGAGCCAGTACCTCGACGTCGACGCCGAGCTCGCGCTGCTGCTGTGGACCGAGCCGGACGCGTAA
- a CDS encoding sigma-70 family RNA polymerase sigma factor, with product MATARGYDALEDAALVALVADGDGSALESLYARYGRPAYALARRILADEQLAQDVVQEVFLTVWRDPRRFDATRGGFSSWLLTMTHHKAVDAVRREENLRKRRASADALDLAESREPQVDDEVWGMIRRDRVRGALAELPDPQREALALAYFGGYTQREIAKLTDTPLGTVKTRMLAGMKRMRGALQVPLDEGRGV from the coding sequence ATGGCCACGGCACGGGGGTACGACGCGCTCGAGGACGCGGCCCTCGTGGCACTCGTCGCCGACGGCGACGGCTCCGCGCTGGAGTCGCTGTACGCCCGGTACGGCCGCCCCGCCTACGCCCTGGCCCGCCGCATCCTCGCCGACGAGCAGCTCGCCCAGGACGTGGTGCAGGAGGTGTTCCTCACGGTCTGGCGCGACCCGCGGCGGTTCGACGCGACGCGGGGCGGGTTCTCGTCGTGGCTGCTGACGATGACCCACCACAAGGCGGTCGACGCGGTCCGCCGCGAGGAGAACCTCCGCAAGCGCCGCGCGTCCGCCGACGCGCTGGACCTCGCCGAGTCGCGCGAGCCGCAGGTGGACGACGAGGTGTGGGGGATGATCCGCCGCGACCGGGTGCGCGGGGCGCTGGCCGAGCTGCCGGACCCGCAGCGCGAGGCGCTGGCGCTGGCGTACTTCGGCGGCTACACCCAGCGCGAGATCGCGAAGCTGACGGACACGCCGCTCGGCACCGTGAAGACGCGGATGCTGGCCGGGATGAAGCGGATGCGCGGCGCCCTCCAGGTGCCGCTGGACGAAGGGAGGGGGGTGTGA